The Candidatus Bathyarchaeota archaeon genome includes the window ATGAATGGCCGCTTTGATCTCAAATTCTCCCCAGCCAGTAGCAGTCAACCCAAATTTGCTCTCACGATCATATACTTCTTGGACAGGATTCGGAAATGTAGGATGCAAAGTGTAGGTTACGTGGTCGACTTCATCAAGAACAGCTTGATTACCTTCCTTTGGTTCTAGATATACTGACCAACGGTACCAACCCTTGCCAACCTTTCTGAAGTCATTCTTAATCTCAATCTTTTCGCCTGGAATTGGGAGGAGCTCCTTTTCTTCTTTTTTTGCATGTTCTAGCGTGATTTCTTCTAATTCTGGTTCTCTTCCTTTAAAGAAATCACCAATCTTTGTCAACCAAGACTTGGCACGCGCGGTCGCGGTGATCGTGGTCGCCTCGGCTTTGCGTAAACTCAGCCCCATATTCTCCATAACAAAATCTGAAATTAGTTCTTTCTCTCTCTCCATCAGTCTTTTATTGCTCACAAGGCGTTCTAGCTCACCTGCTTTCCTGTAGAGCTTCTCCGCTTCTTCGTGTTCTTCCTCTTTCACCAACCTACGCGCTTGATTCAAGGATGATTCGGTCGCCATCATATAGAGCGACCTAGCCTCTCTTTGGCATTGAACTTCGTTGTCTTTAAACATCTCAGAAACTTCGTTTCTCTTTGCTAACTCAGCACTCAACCAGAATGCTCCTGCTGTTAGCAAATATAGTTCTGCCGCTTTTTCCGGATCAGCTGCATGCTCTTCAGCTATATGCATGCGCGCGCTCGTATATATCTCGTCCACTCTTTCTAAGATGATGAAAAAGTCTTTGAATGATCTAGCGTCCTCTAGAAGATGCAATATTGAAGCTTTCAAGTCTGAGGGACCCTCTAAAATCACTATTATACGCTCCTCCTGACAAATTCCACAAAAAAATCATGCATCTCCTTCTTCAGTTCATCATAGTGCTTCATTAAGCTGGCTGTTTTGTTACTAATTTCCCCTTCTTGCTGGTAACATTCACTGAGAAACTTTATCATTTTAAGTAACACGGCTCCTTTTTCCTTGAGATTGGTGGGTAACCCATTGTAAACATTTAAAATCGTTTTGATGTCGCTGGTCATTAAAGCTAATAAACTTGCTTGATGGAAAACGTCAAGGCGTTTATATTCTTCGTCTCTTCTCCGCATGTATAATATACGATCGCCGATTGCTCCACAAGTAGATATGACTTCATAATATTTGTCTAATAACGAATAAACCTTTTTTTGATCTTCAGAAACTTCAGTAAACGTGGGGATGAGCCTATTATTTTTAGGAGCTTTCTTTTGAATTTGTTTCATTGTGCGAATCGATTCTCCATAGTTACTTTGAATAGTATCCTCAGTTTTGTCGGCGAGTTCGTCACGGCCAGCGCTCCTATGTTCATTTCGTTGTCTTCTCAATCTGCCAAGCCTGTTACGGATTTCGATCAATTCCTCACATTCGTCTTCAATTTCATATTCCGATGAGATTTGTTCCGCTATCGCAATCAATTCTCTGAAGCCTTTCCATGCCTTCCTGTCGTTTGTTCGACTTGGATCTTCAATGAAACTATTCAACAGTGCAATAGTGTCAGAACATTTCTCACTTAACTTAGGCAACTGTTTCAACTTTTGGGGCATTATGGGTTCCCCCAACCTTTAAGACGGCTGGATCCGATTCGACAGGTCATCAAGCCTCCCAAGTTGTCGATAGTTTCAGTGACTCGCTGGGTTAGATCAGCCTCCCAGATGCGGGAGCTTTTCTTGAATTTCTTTAATTATGCGAATCGATTCTCCATAGTTACTTTGAATGAATCCCTCAGTTTTGTCGGCGAGATCGTCAAGGCCAGCGCTTCTATATTCATTTCGCTTTCGTCTCAAGACAGCAAGTTTGTTACGAATTTCGATTAATTCAGCATACTCGTCTTCAATCTGTTCCGCTATCGCAATAAATTCTCTGAAGCCTTTCCATGCCTTCCTGTCGTTTGTTCGACTTGGATCTTCAACGAAACTGTTCAACAGTGCAATAGTGTCAGAACATTTCTCACTTAACTTAGGCAACTCTTTCACCTTTTGTGGAGGGAATTCCTCTGGGGGTTTCAGAACTTCTTCTTCGGTCTTTTTCGCGGGCACAGGAATCTCGGTGGGCTCCGCGGTGATTATGGGTTCGGCGGGTTTCAGAACTTCCTCTTTAGGTTTCCTTCTCTTCAGGTAAACTAAGACGGCTGTAACACCTGTGATTCCGCCTATGACGGGAGCGAGGACCCACAAGGGAAATGCAGCCGCCGTGCTCGGTGTTACTGTGACGGGCTGTCCTATGCTTTCGCTGGACAAAGTGGTTTCGTCACCTTCCCAGCTGGCTCTAACCTCGTAGGTTCCGGCCGTAGTTGGCGTCCAAGTACACCAGTATCCGCCATCGGTGCCCGTTGTCACCTTCTCAAGTGTAGTCCATGTTCCTCCACTGGGTCTGCATTGGATCATTACACTAGCCCCCTCACAAGGGGGAGAAAGGAATCCGCTGACACTTGCGCTTTCGCCAACCGCGAAAGTTGTTGCCGACATTGAAATGGAGATTGAGCTACTTTCCTTTCCAATGGACAAAACAATTGTGTCTGAATAGGTGTCGGAAACCAGCCCAGCGTTGTTCTTGAATTTTACATATACGGTTTTTGTTCCGTCGCCTGCTGTTAATGTCCAAGCCTTAGACGGGGCGTACACTTCCCAATTTGACCACACGGACCCATCATTACTAAAACGCATCTCAGCAACCCCAGACTCCGCATCCTCAGCATAAAGAGTAAGGGTCACCGACACGGAATCCGTTGTAGCCGCACCCCCATTAATCTCTACAGACCCAATAGGCGGAGTCGTATCGTCTGGAATAGGCTGTTTACACTTACCCGCACTTCCTGCGTTGTAAATTGCTTGGATTTCTGAAGCGCTCAGGGCGCGGTTGTAGATTCCAACTTCGTCAATTAGACCTTTGAAGAAATCTGTACTACCATCAGTTGATCCTATTATGATTCCTTGATAGTTATGTTCCATATCACCTGGTGAAGAATCTGGATATGACCCATAAAGACCCCCATCTACATAAATACTTATTTCATTAGCCTCGACATCCCTCACGAAACTAGCCATATGCCAGTTATCATCAGCAAATGTAGAAGGACTCGCGGATACCGAAACAGAATAAGGTTGGCCTTCACCTTGAACCCCACCGCCTATTTTACCCCGATTATTGCTTAGTGTGAAAAATGAATAACCATCTGTCGGATTTCCATCGCTTGGGCGGCATATTATCCTAGCATAGGCATCATTTTGAGTGAATTTAACCCATGCTTCCAATGTGAAACTTAATAAATTAAAGCTAGGGTCATATGGTATCTCCACATAATCATCCACTCCATCAAAACTAAACGCTTGACCAACCTTCCCAGCAGCGAATGTCGCACCATTCACTAGCGTTCCATGATTCGCATCAATAATATCAGAAGCATTTCCGTCACCAGGCCACCAACCCACTAAACCAGGAGGAGGTTCAACACAACCCGCGCCCCCAACTATTCGGGGTCCAGTATCAACGTCGAACCTATATGTTCCTTTGATTGTTGCGGTCATTGTGATTAAACCGGGAGTGGCCTTTGCAGACATAAATCTAATTGAGAAAATTGTAGACAACAGACTCAAAACGATAGAACTAAACAAAAGGACTTTCTTAAATTTCATCGTATTTCATCACTTTTGAACATGTTCTGCATGCATGCTATTGTTTCACATATGTAGTAGTATCTCTAAATAATTATACGTTGCGCAAGAATTTTTAACACTTGAGAAGCAATCTTCTGTTGAACTAATTTATTTGTTTGAATTATTTGATATTAATAATGTAATATCATTGGGGAAGGATGTAGTTTCTATTCGAGCGGATACATCCTTAGCGTGATGGAATGTATCAAATCAAACTTTCATAAAATTAACTAGGCATGCGCGCGCTTATGCGCATTATGATGTGAATTGAGTCGCTATAGTTACGTTGAATAACAGCCTCAGTTTTGTCGGCGAGTTCGTCACGGCCAGCGCTCCTATGTTCATTTCGTTGTCTTCTCAATCTGCCAAGCCTGTTACGGATTTCGATCAATTCCTCACATTCGTCTTCAATTTCATATTCCGATGACGTTTGTTCCACTGTCGCAATCAATTCTCTGAAGCCTTTCCATGCCTTCCTATCATTTGTCAGACTTGGATCTTCAATGAAACTGTTCAACAGTGCAATAGTGTCAGAACATTTCGCGCTTAACTTAGGCAACTCTTTCACCTTTTGTGGAGGACTTTCCTCTGGGGTTTTCAAAACTTCTTCTTTGATCTTTTTCTCGGGCGCAGGCGTAGGGGGTGAAGGAAGCTTAGGTTTGAAGATTACGCCGTCTGGTGCATTTAAGAATAGTACCGGCGCCAAGAAATCTGCTGTCGCTGACTTAGGGTGGACACTGATTGTGTGTCTTACACTCTGAAGATTCTGGTCAATCGGCTTCTTTAGAAGGTTGGGGTAGAACTCTCTTGAGAAGAGATTAGCCATCTGATTTGTTATGCTGTATCTCATTGCGATTACGGAGGGGACAATACGCATTTTGATCAGCTCTGGCGCCAACCCGGTAAGAACGTCGGAGGTGGATGTGGCAGCTCCTTGGCAAGCGTTGAGAACGACTAAGCCCATCTCTCTCTGGTTCATAAGCATCTGGCCCATTCTCACGTGGTCTACGGGATCATATTTTCCCTCTGGAGATTCGAAGGCAAGTTTTCCCGTGCCATTTTCGAAGATTCCGTGACCGATAAAGTGAAAAACGTTGTACTGTGTCTTTTTAAACTGATCCAGAACGTTTGGAACAGTTCCGATTCTGATTAGGTCCAAATGGATTGTCCCGTTTTCTTTGTGTTCATTCAATGCGTCTTCGATGTTTTTGATATCTCGTGCCACATGGACTGTGGGAAGCCCTCGTTTAGCGGGTTGCGCACCAACTACCAGCATTTTTACAGGTTTTCTTATTTCTTTCTTCTCGAAGGTTCCGTTAGGGATGAACCTTGTCAGAGGTGTCTCTTCATCAAGAGCTAAGTATCTGTGATTTAGGTAGAGTGATTCCCACGGGTAGGATCTGGATTTTGGATGATTTACAGTAAGACGTATCCTCACTCCTTTAGCTCCAGCTTTTTTCTGAACAAGATAGAATTGATCTCTGATTTCTTTCGTAAATAGTGCTTTAGCTAGCTTGATCCCGATGGCTTTAAGCCTTCCTTCTTTAATCTTGGCATCTGGATTTTCAAGGTCGGTGATGAAATAGTCTAGTTCTTGTTTTTCAAGCTCGTCGAGTTCGAGTTTACTCTTCATCGTAGGAGAGCCATTATAGTTTGCCAGGACGGTTAGATTCTTTTCCACTAGGATGTTATAATTGACGTAATCCAAATATGTACACTATCCAGCTACAAAATTCGTAAGAACCCATCTCCGCCAATTGATATACCGATTATACTTTCCTATAAATTTTTGTCAAGCTCCGCGCGAGCCTTAGCATGAGCGATTATGTTTGCGCGTATCGCAGGCTCTTGTTGAAAAGTTAGAATAGAATGTGCCCATCTCTTCATGACCGATAGATTTAATGTTTGAAATAACTATACGAGCAATTAGAAGGTGGTATTCGTGGCTGCCGCAAAATATCATGTTCTGGCGGGTTTCGTAACCTTCGCAATATTTGCGGCTGCATGTTTTGTTAATTTCAACTTTTTCAGAGAGGAGCCTAGCTTGCTGGCTCTTCTTTCAGATTACAAGTGGGTCACATTAGGCCTATTCTTATCTTTGTTCGGTTCAACACTGTCTGATTATGATCTACTTTACAAGTATCTGAGCCCCTGGCATCATCGAAGCGCCATCACACATTCCGCTTTGATTCCAACAACTGCTTTGTTGATATACTTGATTCCCACACCCATCCACAACTATGCAATACTATTAGTCTGCTTCATGCTTGGTTTCGCATTACACCTCTTTCTTGACTATTTTCCCAGCGTGGATATAGAGAAGCTAATAAAGGAAATGAAATATGCAGGAGCAACCGACGCCGTCGTTTCTTCACTTCTCATCGGTCTAACCCCTGTTGAACACCTCAGCAACGAAGATTTCAAAAAATTAAGCGGAACATTCAACATACATTTCCCCCAGAAAATTCTTATCGGGAAGAAGATGAGAAAAACGCTTACTCCAAAGCTAA containing:
- a CDS encoding CHAT domain-containing protein produces the protein MDYVNYNILVEKNLTVLANYNGSPTMKSKLELDELEKQELDYFITDLENPDAKIKEGRLKAIGIKLAKALFTKEIRDQFYLVQKKAGAKGVRIRLTVNHPKSRSYPWESLYLNHRYLALDEETPLTRFIPNGTFEKKEIRKPVKMLVVGAQPAKRGLPTVHVARDIKNIEDALNEHKENGTIHLDLIRIGTVPNVLDQFKKTQYNVFHFIGHGIFENGTGKLAFESPEGKYDPVDHVRMGQMLMNQREMGLVVLNACQGAATSTSDVLTGLAPELIKMRIVPSVIAMRYSITNQMANLFSREFYPNLLKKPIDQNLQSVRHTISVHPKSATADFLAPVLFLNAPDGVIFKPKLPSPPTPAPEKKIKEEVLKTPEESPPQKVKELPKLSAKCSDTIALLNSFIEDPSLTNDRKAWKGFRELIATVEQTSSEYEIEDECEELIEIRNRLGRLRRQRNEHRSAGRDELADKTEAVIQRNYSDSIHIIMRISARMPS